Proteins encoded in a region of the Zea mays cultivar B73 chromosome 4, Zm-B73-REFERENCE-NAM-5.0, whole genome shotgun sequence genome:
- the LOC100382015 gene encoding probable magnesium transporter NIPA4-like isoform X1 yields the protein MVSMIVGEIANFAAYAFAPAILVTPLGALSIIISAALAHAILQEKLHTFGILGCVLCVVGSITIVLHAPQERDIDSVKEVWDLATEPAFLCYAAIVVASALVLIYFVVPHHGQTNIMVYIGVCSLLGSLTVMSVRALGIALKLTFSGTNQLFYPQTWAFAVIVATCVSTQINYLNKALDTFNTAVVSPIYYVMFTSLTIIASVIMFKDWDHQNPTQIVTEMCGFMTILSGTFLLHKTKDMTESPGQCLSTRRSKHASQNAFAIEVVPLKCQDSIDDETLTLSLPQVENGYLKEEHLLRYKDSSIV from the exons ATGGTTTCTA TGATTGTAGGTGAAATTGCTAATTTTGCTGCTTATGCATTCGCTCCAGCTATTCTTGTCACTCCTCTTGGTGCACTAAGTATAATCATAAG CGCTGCACTCGCACATGCCATTCTACAGGAGAAACTGCACACATTTGGTATACTCGGTTGTGTTCTCTGTGTTGTCGGATCCATCACAATTGTGCTCCATGCTCCACAAGAGCGTGACATTGATTCTGTAAAGGAAGTTTGGGATCTTGCCACTGAACCAG CTTTCCTTTGCTATGCGGCTATAGTAGTTGCGTCAGCCTTAGTGCTTATATATTTTGTTGTCCCTCATCATGGACAAACAAACATAATGGTGTACATTGGAGTTTGTTCTCTTCTAGGATCACTTACG GTTATGAGTGTAAGAGCTCTTGGAATTGCCTTGAAGCTAACATTCTCAGGAACAAATCAATTATTCTATCCTCAGACTTGGGCCTTTGCAGTAATTGTAGCTACCTGTGTGAGCACCCAAATTAACTATCTGAATAAG GCACTGGATACATTTAATACAGCAGTAGTCTCACCAATATATTACGTGATGTTTACATCACTAACAATTATAGCTAGTGTGATAATGTTCAAG GATTGGGACCATCAAAATCCAACACAAATTGTTACAGAGATGTGTGGCTTCATGACTATCCTATCTGGGACGTTTCTTCTTCACAAGACAAAAGATATGACTGAGA GTCCTGGACAATGTTTGTCCACACGGCGGTCAAAGCATGCTAGTCAGAATGCGTTTGCAATTGAAGTCGTGCCACTAAAATGTCAAGATTCTATAGATGATGAGACCTTGACTTTGTCACTTCCCCAGGTTGAAAATGGTTACCTAAAGGAAGAGCATCTTCTTAGATACAAGGACTCGAGTATTGTCTGA
- the LOC100382015 gene encoding Probable magnesium transporter NIPA4-like: MAAPASAAAGRAGGMSSDNVKGLVLAVSSSAFIGASFIVKKMGLRRAADSGVRAGYGGFSYLVEPLWWIGMVSMIVGEIANFAAYAFAPAILVTPLGALSIIISAALAHAILQEKLHTFGILGCVLCVVGSITIVLHAPQERDIDSVKEVWDLATEPAFLCYAAIVVASALVLIYFVVPHHGQTNIMVYIGVCSLLGSLTVMSVRALGIALKLTFSGTNQLFYPQTWAFAVIVATCVSTQINYLNKALDTFNTAVVSPIYYVMFTSLTIIASVIMFKDWDHQNPTQIVTEMCGFMTILSGTFLLHKTKDMTESPGQCLSTRRSKHASQNAFAIEVVPLKCQDSIDDETLTLSLPQVENGYLKEEHLLRYKDSSIV, encoded by the exons ATGGCGGCGCCGGCTTCCGCGGCGGCCGGGCGCGCCGGGGGCATGTCGTCGGACAACGTCAAGGGCCTGGTCCTCGCGGTGTCGTCGAGCGCCTTCATCGGGGCCAGCTTCATCGTCAAGAAGATGGGGCTCAGGAGGGCCGCCGATTCCGGCGTCCGCGCGG GATATGGAGGGTTTTCTTACTTAGTGGAGCCTCTTTGGTGGATAGGCATGGTTTCTA TGATTGTAGGTGAAATTGCTAATTTTGCTGCTTATGCATTCGCTCCAGCTATTCTTGTCACTCCTCTTGGTGCACTAAGTATAATCATAAG CGCTGCACTCGCACATGCCATTCTACAGGAGAAACTGCACACATTTGGTATACTCGGTTGTGTTCTCTGTGTTGTCGGATCCATCACAATTGTGCTCCATGCTCCACAAGAGCGTGACATTGATTCTGTAAAGGAAGTTTGGGATCTTGCCACTGAACCAG CTTTCCTTTGCTATGCGGCTATAGTAGTTGCGTCAGCCTTAGTGCTTATATATTTTGTTGTCCCTCATCATGGACAAACAAACATAATGGTGTACATTGGAGTTTGTTCTCTTCTAGGATCACTTACG GTTATGAGTGTAAGAGCTCTTGGAATTGCCTTGAAGCTAACATTCTCAGGAACAAATCAATTATTCTATCCTCAGACTTGGGCCTTTGCAGTAATTGTAGCTACCTGTGTGAGCACCCAAATTAACTATCTGAATAAG GCACTGGATACATTTAATACAGCAGTAGTCTCACCAATATATTACGTGATGTTTACATCACTAACAATTATAGCTAGTGTGATAATGTTCAAG GATTGGGACCATCAAAATCCAACACAAATTGTTACAGAGATGTGTGGCTTCATGACTATCCTATCTGGGACGTTTCTTCTTCACAAGACAAAAGATATGACTGAGA GTCCTGGACAATGTTTGTCCACACGGCGGTCAAAGCATGCTAGTCAGAATGCGTTTGCAATTGAAGTCGTGCCACTAAAATGTCAAGATTCTATAGATGATGAGACCTTGACTTTGTCACTTCCCCAGGTTGAAAATGGTTACCTAAAGGAAGAGCATCTTCTTAGATACAAGGACTCGAGTATTGTCTGA